TTTTTCATAATGACATAAAAAAGCTTTGTTAAAGGCATTAATTTTAGGACTTATTATATATCTATAAGAGCGAATTTTTGCATCAAATCTAGGCTCAAATTCACATATAATTAAATTTTTTATAAAAATTCCATTCAATACATAATTTAATTTTTTAATTACAAATTTTTCATTTAATTTGTAATTTGATTCAATTTTTGCTACATTGCATTTTGCATGAACGCCTTTGTCGGTTCTACTAGCAAAAATACTTGGTGTAAAAATTCCTACAGTTTTTAATGCTTCGTCTAGCATATTTTGGACACAATTCATATTTGGTTGCTTAGCTGAGCCGCAAAACCTAGATCCGTCATAGCTAAAAATTATTTTATATGTATATTTTTTATTATTTTTACTCAATTTTTTACCTTTTTAGTATTTTTTCATTAAATTTACATACATTTTGTTAAATTTTATTATACAATGTTTTATTACCTTAAAAATTACTAAAAAGGGCATACTGTGAATACATTTAGCAAAATTGGATTTATACTAGCTGTTGCTGGTTCGGCGGTAGGATTAGGAAATGCTTGGAAATTTCCTACGATGGTAGGGACTAATGGTGGTTCTGCTTTTGTGTTATTATTTATATTACTTACACTTTGTGTTGGTTTTATTATGTTTTTATGTGAACTTTATATAGGTAAGACTAGCGGACTTGATCCTGTTGGAGCTTATTATAAGTTAGCACCTAGTAATAAAAAAGCATGGAGTTTAGTAGGCTTTAGTATGATTGGTGCGTTGTTAATAGTAAGCTTTTATAGTGTTATAATTGGTTGGATTGTTTATTATTTATACCATAGTTTGATGGCTTTATTTAATTTTACAAGTTTAAATGTAGACATAAATGAAAATGCTAAATTGTTTGTAAATTTATTAGAAAAGAATGTAACAGCTGAGATAATTTGCTTTTCTATAGTATTTTTTCTAGCCTTTTGGGTTGTTTCACGTGGTATTAAAAATGGAATCGAAAAATTAAATGTAATAATGATGCCTACTTTATTTGTGCTTTTATTGCTAATGCTTTGTTATAGCTTTACTCAAAATGGTTTTGCTGATGCATTTAAATTTTTATTTAAACCAGATTTTAGCAAAATTACTTCAAGTTCGTTTTTAGAAGCACTTGGACTTGCGTGTTTTTCATTAAGTATAGGTGCTGGTAGTATTATTACATATTCAGCTAGTTTACCTGAAAAAACTAATTTTATAAGTTCGACTTTTTATATAATTTTTATAAATCTTTTAATAGGTCTTATGATGGGACTTATTGTTTTTTCTTTTATTTTTGAATTTAACGCTGACCCTAGTGCACAAGGCCCTGGATTAATTTTTATAAGTTTGATATCTTTGTTTGCTAAATTAGGATTTTTAGGAAAAATTTTAGCTATAACATTTTTCATAGCTTTATTTTTTGCAGGAATTACCAGTGCTGTTTCTATGATAGAACCTTTCGTATTCTTTTTGATAAATAAATTTAATATGAAAAGAATTAAAGCAATAATTTTACTTGGAATTTTAGTTTATATTTTAGGACTTATGTGTATTTTTTCAACTATTAGCGATACAAAAGATAGCCTTACATTTTTTGGAATGGGATTTTTTGACATCTTAGATTATTTAAGCTCAAATATAATTATGCCTTTTGGTTCATTTATGGCAGCAATTTTTGTTGGATATTTTTTAAGTTGTAAGGATTTATATAAAACTTTTTATCCTTATACAGGTGATTTAGGTTTTAAAGTGTGGTATTTCTTCGCTAGATTTGTAGCTCCACTTGCAGTAATAATTATTGTTTATTTTAAATTTAAAGGATAAAAATGAGAGAACAATTTTCTAAAATTGGATTTATTTTAGCGATGGCAGGTTCTGCTGTTGGGCTTGGTAATGCTTGGAAATTTCCTACTATGGTAGGAACTAATGGTGGTTCAGTATTCATATTATTATATTTAATATTAACATTTTTAATAGCTTTTATGGTTTTTTTGGGTGAATTAAGTATAGGAAAAATTACTAGAAAAGATGCTGTAGGTGCTTTTAGTGAACTTGCTAATAAAGGCAAAAATATATGGGGTTTAGCTGGATTTTTTATGATAGGAGCTATATTAATTATTTGTTTTTATAGTGTTGTTATAGGATGGATTTTAAAGTATATTTATTCTAGTTTTTTTACATTACCTAATACTACAGATGCAGCTGGTGCAATGTTTAATAAATTAATTAGCGATGATTTAAGCTCTCAATTTACATGTTTTACTATAGTATTTATAATGATATTTTGGGTAGTTAGCAAAGGTATTAAAAGCGGTATTGAAAGAATGAATGTATGGATGATGCCTGCTTTATTCATATTACTTATACTAATGTTGCTTTATAGTTTTAGTTTCAATGGATTTGCTGGTGCTTTTAATTTTTTATTCAAGCCTGATTTTTCAGTCCTTGTTAATGATGGTAGTTTAAATACTGAATTAATTTTAAATGCCTTAGGTCTTAGTTTTTTTAGTTTATCTATGGGTGTTTGTGTAGTTTTAACATACGCTGCAAGTTTGCCTGAAAATACAAATGTTATCAAATCAACATTGTCAATTATTTTCATAAATATTTTAGTTGGTATTATGATGGGACTTATCGTTTTTACTTTTGTATTTGAATATGGAGCAAGTCCAAATCAGCAAGGTCCAGGTCTTATATTTGTAAGTTTGATGAGTTTGTTTTCAAATTTGGGAATTATTGGTAATATTTTAGCTGTTGCATTTTTTATAGCATTACTTTTTGCTGGGCTTACTAGTGCTGTTTCTATGGTAGAGCCATTTGCGTTTTATTTGATAAATAAATTTGGAATTAGTAGAAAATTAGCACTAACATATATAGCTATTTTTGTTTATATATTTGGTTCATTTTGTATTTTAGGTTTTCATAAAGACTATTCTATATATTTTACCTTTTTTGGGAAAAGTATTTTTGATTGTTTAGATTATTTAACATCAAATATTTTAATGCCAGTTTCAGCTATTGTTACTTGTATTTTCGTAGGATTTGTTGTTGAAAAGTGCAAATTAGAAGAATTATTCATTCCTTATATGAAAGAAACAGGTTTTAAAATTTGGTTATTTTTTATAAGATTTATTTGCCCTATAGTAATTTTAGTAATTATGTTAAAAAATATTTAAGCTTCAAAAGAAGCTTAAATTATACAGCTTGGTTTTGTGGTTTTACAAAAAACAATGCAAGTATTCCAATCGCAGCTGGAATTAGGTTTATTAAAATAGCTAGATTCCAGTTGTAATTTTCTACTATATATCCTATTACAAGTGGTGATATTGTAGTTCCTATGCAACCATAAAAATTCATATAAGCACTTAATGTTGCAGCTTGTTTTCTTCCTTTATCAATACACATAGCCCAGCAAGTTACTATTGGAAAACCTATAAATCCAAAACCTAAGCTAAGTGCTAAAATGCTTATAAAAAAGCTATTAGAATAGACAACAAAATAAACACTAATTGCAAATAATAAAAGTCCTAAAATTGCTAAATGAATTCTAGCTTTTATATAGTCGTTTGTAAATTTTAAAATTTTATCGCTTGCAAATCCTGTAAATGCGACAGCAATGCTAAGGCAAAGCCAAGGAGCACCAGCGTAAATACCCATTGATTTTAAATCCATACCTTTTGCTTCTAATAAAAAAGTAGGTAGCCATACCATAAACATACCATAAATGTAAATTACACAAAAATAAGCAATTCCTAGAGCATATAATTCTTTGTTTTTAAGAAAATTTTTCCAAGTAGTTTTATTATTATCGTCATTAAATCTTTCTTTTAGAATGAAATTTAATTCTTTTTTACTTATAAATTTATTATTTTCAGGACTAGAACTACTAAAAATATAAAATATTAAAGCTATTATTAATCCTACACAACCAAAAACATAAAATACACTTTGCCAACCATAATTTTCTAATAACCAAACAGATATGAATGGTGCTATCACAGGTCCAAAATAAGAACCAGCTAATACAAATGATGCTGCCATAGCTTTTTCTTTTGTACCAAACCAGTTGTTATTAAATGCGGTACTACTTACAAATATAGGTGATTCTCCTAATCCAAACAAAATTCTAATAATGCAAAGCATTAAAAAGCTACTAGCTAACGGTGTTAAAATTGTAAAAATAGACCAAAAGAATAAACCTAAAATAATCATTGTTTTATTACCTAATTTTTGTGTTAAAATTCCTGCTGGAATTTGACCTAATGCATAAGCTAAGAAAAACAATGAATTTAACATTCCAAAAGTAGTTTTATCTATATGAAATTCATTCATAATAAAACTAGCAACTACAGAAATATTTGCTCTATCCATATAGGCTATAAGTCCTATAAAAAAGAAAGCACTAGCCAAGACCCATCTATACATTTTTATCCTTTTTTTTTTTTTTTTTTTTGATAAATATAGCACAAATTTAGGATTTTTAAAAATATTGTAAAATTTTTAAGAAAAAATTATTGTAAAAATATTTTTTTATGATATTATTTTGATTTAATTTATTAAAAAGGAGATTATTATGAGGAGTTTACTTTGGCTCAGCTAGGAGCACTTTTTCTAAAATAGGTTTTGTTTTAGCACTTGCAGGTGGTGCCGTAGGGCTTGGCAACGCTTGGAAATTTCCTACAATGGTTGGAACTAATGGTGGTTCAGCCTTTATGCTACTTTATTTGTTTTTATGTTTGACAATCGGAATTTCATTATTCTTAGCAGAAATTGCATTAGGAAAAATTACTAAAAGTGATTTAGCTACAAGTTATTTTACCCTCGCTAAATTTAAGCCAAATTTATGCAAAGTAGGTGGGATTTTTATGCTTACCGGAATATTTGTATTATCATTTTATTTAGTAGTTTTATCTTTAGTATTTCATTATATATTTTTAAGTTTTTCTTTACCACAAGATTTAAAAAGTGCTGGAGAATTATTTGGAAAGGCTATAGGTGGTGATATATTTGTTAGTATAATTTGTTTTAGTATATGCTTTTTTTTAACAATTTATGTTGTTAGTAAAGGTATTATAAATGGAATTGAAAGATTAAATATTATATTAATGCCAACACTTTTTGTATTACTTTTATTAATGTTGTGCTTTAGTTTGACACAAGATGGTTTTTTGAAAGCTTGTGAATTTTTATTTAAACCTGATTTTAGTAAATTGAGTATAAATTCACTTTTAGATGCTCTAGGACTTAGTCTTTTTACTTTATGTCTTGGGATAGGCTGTATTAGCACTTATGCTGCTAGTTTAGATGAAAAAACTAATATTTTAAAATCAAGTTTATTTGTAGTGTTTATAAATCTTTTAATAGGCATTATGATGGGTCTTATTGTATTTACATTTATATTTTCTTATGGAGCAAATCCTAATGAAAGTGGAGCTGGACTTGTTTTTGTTAGTCTTACTACACTTTTTTCAAAACTTGATGTTTTGGGTTCAATTTTTTCTTGTATATTTTTTATAGCTTTATTTTTTGCTGGGATTACTAGTGCTGTTTCTATGATTGAGCCATTTACATTCTATCTTGAAAACAAAATGAGTAGAAAAAAAGCTTTGATTATTATTGGAATTTTTGTTTATATAATAGGTATTTTAGCTCTTCTTGGAATGGCTAATAAGCTTAGTTTTGATACTTTTAGTGCATTAGATTTTTTAACTAGTAATATTATGCTTCCTTTAGGGGTATTATTTTCTAGCATTTATGTAGGATTTTTAATGAAAAGATATGCATTTTTTAGAGTATTTATAGATATTTTTGGAAAAACATTAACTAAATATTATTTTGTATTTTTACAGTACATAACACCTGTGATTATAATTTTGATATTAATTAACAATTTTTACCCAATTAGTAATTTTTTTAAGTAGAATTGATTAAAAATATTTTTTTCGGAGATAATAATGCTAGAGAAGTTAGGAATTGTTAATGTTGGTAAAATTTATCATAATTTAAGTTATGATGAGTTAAGAGAACATGAAATTCGTTGCAAGGAAGGTGAAGTTTGTCAAAATGATACATTTGCAGTTGATACTGGTGTTTTTACTGGTAGAAGCCCTAAAGATAAATATTTTGTAAATGCCGCACCATCAAATGAACATATAGCTTGGGGTAGTGTAAATTTAGCTTGTACAAAAACTACTTTTAATGATAATTTAAGAAAAGCTAAAGAATATTTAAGTGGTCGTGATTTATATATAATGGATGTATTTTGTGGAGCTAGTAAGAGTTCTCGTAAAAAAATTAGATTTATAACTGAGATTGCGTGGCAAGCACATTTTGTTAAAAATATGTTTATTCGTCCTAGTAAGGGAGAATTAGAAAATTTTGAACCTGATTTTGTGATAATTAATGCTTGTAAATTAAGTAATGAGTTATATAAACATCAAAATTTAAATAGCGATGTATTTGTAGGATTTGATATAGAAAATAACATAGGATTAATTCTTGGCACTTGGTATGGTGGCGAGATGAAAAAAGGTGTATTTTCTATGATGAATTACTGGTTGCCTTTACAAGGTAAGATGAGTATGCATTGTAGTGCGAATGTTGGTAAAGATGGAGATGTTTGCTTATTCTTTGGTCTTAGTGGCACAGGCAAAACTACTCTTAGCACAGACGCAAATCGTGCTTTAATAGGTGATGATGAGCATGGTTGGGATGATGAGGGTGTATTTAATTTTGAGGGTGGTTGCTATGCAAAATGTATTAACCTTGATAAGGATAGTGAACCTGAAATTTATGCAGCGATTAAGAAAAATGCTTTACTCGAAAATGTTGTAATAACTAGAGATAAAAATGTTGATTTTTGCGATGCTAGTAAGACAGAAAATACTCGTGTAAGTTATCCAATAGAGCATATCCCAAATCATGAACCAAGTCTTAGTGCAGGCCATCCATCTAATATAATTTTCTTATGTGCTGATGCTTTCGGTGTTTTACCTCCTGTATCAAAACTAAACAACACTCAAGCAATGTATTATTTTTTAAGTGGATATACTGCAAAAGTTGCAGGAACTGAGCGTGGTATAAAAGAGCCTGTTGCTACATTTTCTGCTTGTTTTGGCGAACCATTTATGCCACTTGACCCTAGTGTTTATGCGAAATTATTAGGCGAAAAGATTAAAAAACACAATGTAAATGTGTATTTAGTAAACACCGGTTGGAGCGGTGGAAGTTATGGTGTTGGTAAAAGAATGAGTATAAAAGCTACAAGGTCTTGCATTAACGCTATTTTAGACGGCTCTATTCAAAATTGTGAATTTTATAATTACGATGTGTTTAATTTAGCTGTGCCTAAGAGTTTAGCTGGAGTTGATGAAAAATTATTACACCCTGAACAAACTTGGGAAAATGAGAATGATTTTTATAAAACTAGAATAAAGCTTGCTAAAATGTTTATAGAAAATTTCAAAAGATACGGCGAAAGTGCCGATGAATTTTTAGCAGCTAGTCCTAAGGTATGATTTTAAATAATTTTAAAGAATTAAAAATTTCTAAAGATGATTTGAAAGCTAGAAAAATTACAGATTTACCACGTTTTGCTCTCATAAAAGGAGCAAAATATAGTGGTAAAAAATCATTTATATTTTCTATTTTAGATGATTTTACTTTTATAAATATGGAAGATTTAAGATATAAGAATGATAATATAAATGATTTTATAAAAAAAGAAAAAATAAAGAATTTAGTTGTAAATGAGCCTGAATTTATAGATATTGATAATGCTAATTTAGAAAAATTTTATATTTTGAGTTCAAAAAATAATTATATTTATAAGGATTTTGTAAATATTAAATTAAATTTTTTAGATTATGAAGAATTTATTTCATTTTCAAAGAAAAATTTAAGTGAAAATTTGCATTTGTCAAATTATATTTTATTAGGTCAAAACCCTATGAATGTTGATTTAGAACCTTATAAAGCTTATATGAATTTACAACGTATTTTGAAAGAAATATTAAGTGATAATGAAATTATTATTATGTGTAATTTAGCTACAAAAATAGGTAATCAAATAAGTATTTTAAGTCTTTTTAGAGAGTTTATCCAAGATAAAAAAATATCAAAAAATGATTTTTTTGACTGTGTTAAGTCTTTAGAAAATAAATTTTTATTATATTGGGTAAAACACATTAATAAAAATTTGAAAAAACCTTATTTTATGGATTTTGCATATAAAAATGCTTTAACTTTTAAAAAGGACTTTTTAAAAAATTATGAGAATTTAATAGCTAATGAACTTTTGATGGTTTATGATGAGATTTTTTATGATGATGATATAAATTTTATTATTAGTTCGGCTAGTTTAGGAATACTATGTGAAGCTTTTACTAATAAAGATTTTATAAAACTAAAAAGCAAAAAATTAAGCAAAAAAGCCAAAGAATTAGGGCTTAAAAATATCTTAGTTTTATCATTAAACGAGCAATTTAATTTCGTTAATGATGAAATTAGATTTATAGGACTTACTTTAAATACTTGGCTAATTTCAAAGGAATTAAATGATTGGGATTGACGAAGCTGGGCGTGGAGCGTTTGCAGGTCCATTAGTGCTTGCAGCTTGTAAGCTAAAAATAAATATAAACGAATTAAATGATAGTAAAAAACTAAGTGCAAAAAAGCGTGAGAATTTGTATGAGATAATTAAGCAAAACTCTGATTATTTAGTAGTTTTTGTTGATAATGAATATATAGATTTAAATGGAATTAGAGCGGCTTATCAAAAAGCTTTAGGAGAAATTATAGAGCATTTTGAAAAAGATGAATTATTATTTGATGGTAATACTGATTATGGAATGGGTATAAAAACTCTAATAAATGCTGATGAGATAGAGCCTTGCGTTATGGCTGCTAGTATTTTAGCTAAGGTTAGTAGGGATAATTTTATGGCTAATTTAGATGATAATTTAT
This genomic interval from Campylobacter sp. MG1 contains the following:
- a CDS encoding MFS transporter; translated protein: MYRWVLASAFFFIGLIAYMDRANISVVASFIMNEFHIDKTTFGMLNSLFFLAYALGQIPAGILTQKLGNKTMIILGLFFWSIFTILTPLASSFLMLCIIRILFGLGESPIFVSSTAFNNNWFGTKEKAMAASFVLAGSYFGPVIAPFISVWLLENYGWQSVFYVFGCVGLIIALIFYIFSSSSPENNKFISKKELNFILKERFNDDNNKTTWKNFLKNKELYALGIAYFCVIYIYGMFMVWLPTFLLEAKGMDLKSMGIYAGAPWLCLSIAVAFTGFASDKILKFTNDYIKARIHLAILGLLLFAISVYFVVYSNSFFISILALSLGFGFIGFPIVTCWAMCIDKGRKQAATLSAYMNFYGCIGTTISPLVIGYIVENYNWNLAILINLIPAAIGILALFFVKPQNQAV
- a CDS encoding sodium-dependent transporter; amino-acid sequence: MNTFSKIGFILAVAGSAVGLGNAWKFPTMVGTNGGSAFVLLFILLTLCVGFIMFLCELYIGKTSGLDPVGAYYKLAPSNKKAWSLVGFSMIGALLIVSFYSVIIGWIVYYLYHSLMALFNFTSLNVDINENAKLFVNLLEKNVTAEIICFSIVFFLAFWVVSRGIKNGIEKLNVIMMPTLFVLLLLMLCYSFTQNGFADAFKFLFKPDFSKITSSSFLEALGLACFSLSIGAGSIITYSASLPEKTNFISSTFYIIFINLLIGLMMGLIVFSFIFEFNADPSAQGPGLIFISLISLFAKLGFLGKILAITFFIALFFAGITSAVSMIEPFVFFLINKFNMKRIKAIILLGILVYILGLMCIFSTISDTKDSLTFFGMGFFDILDYLSSNIIMPFGSFMAAIFVGYFLSCKDLYKTFYPYTGDLGFKVWYFFARFVAPLAVIIIVYFKFKG
- the truA gene encoding tRNA pseudouridine(38-40) synthase TruA, with translation MSKNNKKYTYKIIFSYDGSRFCGSAKQPNMNCVQNMLDEALKTVGIFTPSIFASRTDKGVHAKCNVAKIESNYKLNEKFVIKKLNYVLNGIFIKNLIICEFEPRFDAKIRSYRYIISPKINAFNKAFLCHYEKNINLNLLKEAIKIYEGEHNFKEFCLSLDKDKNTIRTIHKTRIYTYKNMIIFNFFANGFLRGQIRLMMDFLLKINEGKLNLNDLKEQISGIKSHSRTLASPNGLYLKSISY
- a CDS encoding sodium-dependent transporter; translation: MGFVLALAGGAVGLGNAWKFPTMVGTNGGSAFMLLYLFLCLTIGISLFLAEIALGKITKSDLATSYFTLAKFKPNLCKVGGIFMLTGIFVLSFYLVVLSLVFHYIFLSFSLPQDLKSAGELFGKAIGGDIFVSIICFSICFFLTIYVVSKGIINGIERLNIILMPTLFVLLLLMLCFSLTQDGFLKACEFLFKPDFSKLSINSLLDALGLSLFTLCLGIGCISTYAASLDEKTNILKSSLFVVFINLLIGIMMGLIVFTFIFSYGANPNESGAGLVFVSLTTLFSKLDVLGSIFSCIFFIALFFAGITSAVSMIEPFTFYLENKMSRKKALIIIGIFVYIIGILALLGMANKLSFDTFSALDFLTSNIMLPLGVLFSSIYVGFLMKRYAFFRVFIDIFGKTLTKYYFVFLQYITPVIIILILINNFYPISNFFK
- a CDS encoding sodium-dependent transporter, with the translated sequence MREQFSKIGFILAMAGSAVGLGNAWKFPTMVGTNGGSVFILLYLILTFLIAFMVFLGELSIGKITRKDAVGAFSELANKGKNIWGLAGFFMIGAILIICFYSVVIGWILKYIYSSFFTLPNTTDAAGAMFNKLISDDLSSQFTCFTIVFIMIFWVVSKGIKSGIERMNVWMMPALFILLILMLLYSFSFNGFAGAFNFLFKPDFSVLVNDGSLNTELILNALGLSFFSLSMGVCVVLTYAASLPENTNVIKSTLSIIFINILVGIMMGLIVFTFVFEYGASPNQQGPGLIFVSLMSLFSNLGIIGNILAVAFFIALLFAGLTSAVSMVEPFAFYLINKFGISRKLALTYIAIFVYIFGSFCILGFHKDYSIYFTFFGKSIFDCLDYLTSNILMPVSAIVTCIFVGFVVEKCKLEELFIPYMKETGFKIWLFFIRFICPIVILVIMLKNI
- a CDS encoding ribonuclease HII, giving the protein MIGIDEAGRGAFAGPLVLAACKLKININELNDSKKLSAKKRENLYEIIKQNSDYLVVFVDNEYIDLNGIRAAYQKALGEIIEHFEKDELLFDGNTDYGMGIKTLINADEIEPCVMAASILAKVSRDNFMANLDDNLYDFKSHKGYGTKTHIEAIKIHGLSLLHRRSFCAKYSR
- the pckA gene encoding phosphoenolpyruvate carboxykinase (ATP), yielding MIMLEKLGIVNVGKIYHNLSYDELREHEIRCKEGEVCQNDTFAVDTGVFTGRSPKDKYFVNAAPSNEHIAWGSVNLACTKTTFNDNLRKAKEYLSGRDLYIMDVFCGASKSSRKKIRFITEIAWQAHFVKNMFIRPSKGELENFEPDFVIINACKLSNELYKHQNLNSDVFVGFDIENNIGLILGTWYGGEMKKGVFSMMNYWLPLQGKMSMHCSANVGKDGDVCLFFGLSGTGKTTLSTDANRALIGDDEHGWDDEGVFNFEGGCYAKCINLDKDSEPEIYAAIKKNALLENVVITRDKNVDFCDASKTENTRVSYPIEHIPNHEPSLSAGHPSNIIFLCADAFGVLPPVSKLNNTQAMYYFLSGYTAKVAGTERGIKEPVATFSACFGEPFMPLDPSVYAKLLGEKIKKHNVNVYLVNTGWSGGSYGVGKRMSIKATRSCINAILDGSIQNCEFYNYDVFNLAVPKSLAGVDEKLLHPEQTWENENDFYKTRIKLAKMFIENFKRYGESADEFLAASPKV